CAGTCACATTCATATCTTGATGGAGTTAATGTTTCTCATGTGCGAGATTGCACCAAAATAGTGAAAATAATTGTCGAATAATGTAATATATTGTTTTTGCACCTTTCGAAGTTAAGGATAAATTGTTGTGGTTGCAGAGTTTCAGTTGATAAACATCCGCAGAACAAAATGCTGGGATGGCGTAAAACCAATGGCAAAAAGGTCGGTAATTTGTAATTCAATCCAcatattttcctttattaatttattcttCGTGTAGTcatcatctttttcttttgtggcTTCTTAGCTAGGACCGTACACATGGAAAACGTACAAGGAAGTATATGAGGAAGTTCGGCAAGTCGGTTCGGCTTTACGAGCATCTGGTGCCGAACCAGTAAGGATACACACGCATACAAAATCTTATTTCccatgggaaaaaaaaattgttcctACTCAAATCAGTGATCTGTGAATGTGATGTTAATTTGAGTATCTGGCAGGGTTCGAAGATCGGTATTTATGGGGCAAACTGTCCCCAGTGGATTGTGGCTATGGAGGTCTGTTCTTAACCGACCTCATAAAACTAACTCTTCCCCGTCAGATCTTTGTCTGATCATTGTATATTTTCGTGTCTTTTCTTTAGGCTTGCAGTGGCCATAGTTTGGTTTGTGTGCCGCTCTACGACACTCTTGGTATCGTTCTTTCtataaattttccttttttctggAACAAGGTATCGATTGACTTACATAATCTGTTGGTTCTCTTTGTGACAGGGGCCGGAGctgtaaattatattatagacCATGCAGagattaattttgttttcatccAAGATAAGAAGGCAAAAGAAGTAAGCAAACAGCTTCAgaattgattttcttctgtTACGGAAATTCTGTATACGGCTATCGGTTCTAAATTATGATCCAATTCATTTTTGTGTCTTTGCAGCTACTCAATCACGACTGTGTATCTTCTCAAAAGCTAAAATGTGAGATAAGTATATCAGTGCTGATTTGATTGCATGCTGAAACTAGGTGACCTAGAAACCGAGATTAATCAAACCCTCTTTGCAGCAATTGTTAGCTTCACATCCTTCacagaggaggagaaggaaaaGGCAGCGCGAGCAGGGATTAAGCCTTACTCGTGGGATGAGTTTCTTCAAATGGTTTGCCTGTTTGTCGATAGTTTTGCTGCGTAATACAAAAACCAGTTTCCCCGTGTTATTCGATACAAAATTTCTGTTGATTCACTCCTCAGGGGAAAGAGAACCCGTGGGACCTTGCACCGCCCGAACCTTGCAGCATCTGCACAATCATGTACACGAGTGGGACCAGTGGAGACCCGAAAGGTGTCATGCTAACACACGAAAACCTCGCGACATTTGTGAGTGGAATGGACCTCTTCATGGAACAGTTTGAGGATAAGGTAAGAAAAGACCTATTGTTGGTTCTTCATATTTGACATATACCACATAACTGCCATAAGTTCACGTTTACATTGAAGAAGTAGCAATAGAATGGAACGAAATTCCTATGCGAAAGAATCTTAGATCtgtattaattttttggtaCCAACCATGACATCATAGTCCTAACAGATTCAATTCATGACTCTCAACAGATGACAGTCGATGATGTGTACTTGTCTTTCTTGCCCCTTGCTCATATCCTCGATAGGATGATTGAGGAATATTTCTTCCACAATGGTGCTTCTGTTGGATACTATCACGGGGTATGCTTGTGTTCCTGTTTCGCACTCAAAGAAGTCGAATTTTCATTATAATCTTGTTCTCGCAGCTAATGTCCATTTTCTCGTGTTGAAGAATTTGGATGAATTAAGAGACGATCTGATGGCATTGAAGCCGACTTTTTTGGCCGGAGTGCCTCGGGTTTTTGACAAAATATATGAAGGTGCCTAAAAAGTTCCCTTTCAAATGTCTGCAGACCTCTTTGATGCAATTTTATGCACAAATGTCTCTTACCCGCTGCTTTCCCGACTTTAGGTATCAAGAAAGCGCTAGAAGAACTAAATCCGGTCAGGAGGAGAGTTTTCGATATGCTTTATAACCAGTACGTGCATGTCATATCTATTTTGTTCGTATCTTTGCCTGTTTTTCAGCCCACAAGTGACCTCATTATTCttatggaaaataaaaagcaTATACACGATTAATCAACTTGTAAATTGAATTTACAGCAAACTTGGGTGGATGAAATCTGGGTATAAGCAAAAAGAAGCATCCCCAGTTGCAGATCTCTTGGCATTCAGGAAGGTCATATAACGTCTCTCATCTAATATGCGTATTTTCATCATTCAGGGCTCGAACTAGCTAGCGCTACTTAATCATACTATTTCTTAGGGTATTTGGAGAACTGAACAAAATTCATCTCTTGTGGCTGAAGGTAAAAGCACGACTTGGCGGCCGGCTTCGTCTTGTGGTTTCGGGAGGGGCACCCTTGAGCCCTGAGGTTGAGGAGTTCTTGAGAGTCACTTGCTGCGCTTTCTTTGTGACGGGCTATGGTAATTTACAGCACAATAAATTGGAGGGTAGACTTATATAGAATCTCTTACACGTAATGTTTCTCTTAGGGTTGACGGAAACCTGCGGGGCTGCAACTCTCGGGATCCCTGACGAGATGTGCATGCTTGGAGCAGTCGGTGTCGTTGGAGTGTACAACGAGCTCCGCCTCGAGGAGGTTCCAGAGATGGGCTATAACCCGCTCGAGAACCCTTCAAGGGGTGAGATTTGTCTTAGGGGGAAGACGGTATTTAGCGGATATTACAAGGATCCTGAGCTCACCAGTGAGTCCATAAGAGATGGATGGTTCCATACAGGTCAACTTACAAGCTTATATCTGTTAGCAAGCATTCACCCAAAGCTTTAGGTAATATTTGGTAATTAAAAAGTTTGGTTTCGGTTTTCCGGGCTTTAGGGGACATTGGGGAGATACTTCCTAATGGAGTCATTAAGATCATCGACCGGAAGAAAAATCTCATCAAACTCTCCCAGGGAGAGTATGTCGCGCTGGAGCACCTGGAAAATGTTTACGGGGCAACCCCGATTGTCGAAGACGTGAGATTTCTTGTCCAACATTATCTGATCGTTTCTTTAACAATTTTCTggagaagaaaaattaaatcataCGTTTTGAATTGTCCATTTTGATTAGATCTGGGTCTACGGGGACAGCTTCAAGTCGATGCTGGTAGCAGTGGTGGTCCCCCACGAGGAGAGCACGAAAGCTTGGGCAAGCAGAAATGGCTACACTGGGAAGTTTTCCGAGCTCTGCTCTCTGGAGCAGCTGAAGAGCTACGTCCTTTCCGAGCTGAAGGCAACAGCCGAAAAGAAGAAGGTGATCCCGTTTTCGCTCCCCTCATAATTTCACATTCTTGCTACTTGTTCCTGATTCtgtttttcgatttttcatgcatttttttaaACAGCTGAGGGGATTTGAGGGCATCAAAGGAGTCGTCATTGAGAAAGTCCCCTTTGACATGGAAAGGGACATGGTGACTGCAACactgaagaagaaaaggaacaaACTGCTGGACTATTACAAGGTGATCAATCCGTCTAATCGCTTAATTGATTATCTCATTCagttcatatttatatatgatgcCGATGAAACCATAGTTTGTTTGGTCTTTGACATCGAGCAGGTGGAAATCGACGAGCTGTACAAAAGTTTAGCTGCACGAAGATGATAGGTTCGAAGACAAGGAGAGGCAGAGGACAGTAGCATGAGAGAGTAGGAGGAAGGACACGATATTCGCAGGATGTTTACATAAGTTGAAACAGTTTcgttaaataaaataaattctcTGTTGCAAGTCCTCAGTTGTCTGAACAATGTAACATCATCTGATCTGGTCATTCATCAACTTCGGAAGTACGACGGAAAGATGGCATTCACCTAGAGGACAATGGGACTAGAACCAACCCGGTTGGTCACGATTTCAAGTCGGCCAGCGAGTCCAACAAGTTCTAAGAGTTTGTTCGAAACATTGTACGTGCCTGAGAAGATTTACTCAGATTAGCTTTGATCAGTATTGTTAGTAGTTCATATCGAACTACTATTCTAATAGTCGAAACAACTCCACATTGCAGCTTAAAAAATCTGCAGTATTCCGACACATTTTATTAGGCTTGAACTGATCTGTCCACTTGACCCCAAAATATGATCGCATATTAGTCAATGTGGATCGTGCCCGAAAACACGATGTTGCCAAAGTCATCTAGCGGCTCCACCCCGGCAAACCTCTCTCCACCATAATTTTGGCCGTGGTCCTAGTCGATCAATGACAAGGACTGTAGCGGAGTAGCGGTTGGATGCAAAAACAGAGTTAAAAGGCGAGACCTCGATAAGTTGGTATTGCTCCGTTTGTTATCAGAGtcgtgatttaagattttaactttaactttaactcaaaacactacacaacaaaacacacatttcaaaagtcaaattggtgggccccatatattattaaaatacaatcccattataattaattatctctaccttccattcattttatatttcaaaagtcaaactggtgggccccatatatttttgtcttcttctacaatcacaatcacaatcacaaattcgtgactttaactccgaaaacaaacgcattgtATGAGTCTCGTGTCATTTACGTTAGTTCGAAAATTATATTGCAAAAATAGTGATCTATTCGTTTCTATTACTTGACCGGAAACAATTTCCGTTTTCCTTTTGACCAAGAAACATTTTCCGTTGACTTATGCTTTCGACAACCACACATGGATTCATTTTCTGTGTCAATTCACATTGGAAAACACATGAACTCTGTTATCCATTCCCGTTTTccgtttcttcttcttcttcttcttctttctcttcttcgtGAATACTTACTGATTGAAACCATACGATGAGCTCAAAAACCTTCCTTTCTCAACAATGGCTCCTCCCGTCCCCCTATCCTTTTCCCGCCAAATCGGTGCCCTTTCATCGATCGTCCTCAACTCGATGATCAGAAAATGCCTTCGAGACAGCAACTTGAAGGAAGCCCTCCAGCTGTTCGATCGGAATCCCGCTTCCCGGGACGTTGTTTCGTGGAACTTGGTGATGGATGGGCTGATTGAGAACCACCGGTTGAATCAAGCACAGAGATTGTTCGACGAAATGCCCCACAGAGACGTTGCCTCGTGGAACACTATCTTATCGGGTTATCACCGGGCCCGTGATCAGTCCCGAGTATACCTTCTCCTCCGGAAAATGGGAAGGTTCGGCTTTTTCCCAAATGAGTACACGATATCGATAGTGATCACTGCTTTCTTGGGTTCCAAGTTCAGTTCTTTGGTCCCTCAAATTCATGCCCGTGTATTTCATTTGGGCCTCGGATCGAGCGTCTTTGTGGCTTCTGCTTTGATGAAGGGCTATGCTAATATTCGCGAGAGCACGGGTTTGCAGAGGTTGTTCAATGAACTTCTCATGAAAGATGTCTCCTCTTGGAACACTTTGATATCGGGCTGCATGGAGATCGGTTGTATAGAGGATGCTGAGAGAGCCTTCCGAACAATGCCTGCTAAGAACAGTATTTCTTGGACTAGTTTGCTCAACGGTTACATCATCAATGGACGTATTGATAAAGCCCAGTTGGTGTTTGAAACGATACAGGAAAGCGAGAGGAATGTCTACTTATGGACGGTGATGATTAGTGGGTACGTGAAGGACAAGAAGTACGAGGAAGCATTGATGTTCTTCATCTCGATGGTGAATAGCGGGGCGATGCCTAATCACTTCACGTACTCGTGTACTCTGAGCGCGTGCGCTCTCACGTCCTCTCTTCTTTTGGGCCAGCAGGTCCATGTGAGAGTCGTGAAGTACGGTATGCCCAACAGTGTGGTCCTATTGACCTCACTCGTAGACATGTATGCAAAGTGCGGGGACATTGTAAGTGCAAGTCGCGTCTTTCAGAAGATGCAGAACAAAAATAGTGTCTCATGGAACTCTATCATAGGAGGGCTTGCCAGGCATGGTTTGGGGACAAGAGCTCTGGAGATGTTCGAACAGATGATTGAGGAGGGGACCAAGCCCGATCAAGTAAGCTTCGTGAATGTCCTATACGCCTGTGGGCATGTTGGACTGGTGCGGGAAGGTGAGGCATACTTCAAGTCCATGAAGGTGAAGTATGGGATCGAGGCCGAACTGAAGCATTATGCCTGCATGGTGGATCTCTATGGTAAGGCAGGCGAGCTGGACAAAGCAGAGAGGTTGATTAAGGAGATGCCCATCGAGCCCGATGTGGTCGTGTGGGGGGCATTTATTGGGGCCAGTGCAATGCACTCGACTCGAAAGCTGAGTGAGTTCGCAGTTCAAGGGATCGAGAGGCTTAAGAAGGATCATCCTGCGGTATATTCGATGTTTCTGAAAATTCATGCAGAAGAGGGATCGTGGAGCGAGGTAACAGAGTTGAAGAGGATGTTAGGAAGGAAGCACGTTGAGAAGCAGAAGGCAGGTAGCTGGGTCGAGTTGAGATAATTATAACTAAGAAACAGTTCTTTTGCAGCTTCGAAATCTTGGAGCGAAGCAGAAGCCAATATATCGTGCGATTTCAATTGCCATACTGAGCACTTGCACAATTATTCTGGTTTGATTTAGGTTGGACATCATACCAAAAGGAACTTTCACCTGCCAAGAAACAGTATCCTATGACTTAAATTGAATCCAAATTCATTTCCTGCTGTGTTCATCAATTAAAGAACCTCACAGGCCAAGACAATGGAGGAATTCCACAATTGACTACACATAGTAACAACGGGAAACTGCATTATACTATCTAACAAATCATCAAAACATTGGATATCATCAGCTCATAAAAATTTTTGCTCCCTTTTGATCCCTTAGTAAACTCTAGAGACAAACAGCAATCCATCCATTCTCGTCATCAACAGCCTGTGCCTCTGGAGAGGGAACAAGGGATTTGCCTGAAGGCTGAGCCAGCCTGAGGAATCTTCACCTTCTGTTCTTGCTATCCTCCTTTTCCCGTTCCCGCTTCTTATAGAGCCTCTCAAGGACCCTCTTAGCCTCGCACTGGGGAAAGTTTTCCAAGTCATAATAATGGGGTGCTACATCAACCAACCTGCAGTAATGAGAAACCATTATTTTTAGCCCTACATCATTCATGCCATTTCCAATATCATTCTACATGCCTGCcccccgggggggggggggggggggggagagagggagggagggagggaggtaGGCAGTACCATTCTCCACGAACGTCGGTGACTGTACGGATAAAGTTCCTGCTGGTTAAGACATACTCGTTGTAAATGACCCACTCGGGCTTGTGATCGAGACAGGTCGATGGATGCAAGTGCACAACCTAGAGGGACAACCAAATAAGTCAGCAAACAATCTCACCCACAGACGCTGCATCTACTTAGTAAGGATCAAATGTGGAGAACTTATGTGCACCTGATTGTCCTTGACGGTCAGATAATGCCCTGTCTTTTCAAGGTGAGCAACCTGCATGAAGTACCCTGCAAGAAGTGCCTTCCTTATGTTGACATAGTAATCCCTGCTGTTGAAATCTGTGCTACACAGCTTGAGGTTGTATCTGGCCATTATCCGGACCAACTGTTGCCTCACATTATCAGCAGCCTTCATTGTCCTCTGATTGATGAAGTTCTCGTAGCACCATGTGGGATCCTCACCTATAGACCATTAAGAATCAAAACAAGTCAGATCATCCAGAAGCAATAAAAGTCAAATTGTTGGAAAGATGGGAATTAAAAACTTACTGTTCTGCTTGTAGGCATGGTAGACATTCAGGAGGGTCAGGTGGTCCCCATCAATGTGGCCAAACCTAGCTTTAGCTTCGTCTGCAGCCTTTTGAGCTTCCCTAGGCCTTACAAAGCAATTGGGTACTAAAGAAAAAATGGGGTATCACAGCAGAGGCCCACGGAAGGTCAGCGATGCATAGAGGGAAGACGAACCATTTGCTTCATGAGATAATACTGAGAAACTGCAACTATCTGCACCAGCACTTACTTAGAATCCTATGGTGCATGTCTCAATGGGGAATGGGACCCAAACAAAACAGTTACTAATCACACTTCCCAGTTCAACACATAAATGTACTTTTGCACGATGGTTGCACATTCTCATATTATTTGCATGGGTGGTTAACGGTGAATaataaaacattaaaaatCAAAGCCTGAGATTAGATTTAAAAATCATACATTAAGTCTCCACGATCAAGGCAATCATGTTGATATATAGCGGAATTGAAAGTTCAGAACAATAATAACAAGGTGAGACAATAGAATACCTGATAACATTGCAGAGACGGACAAGATTTCATTCGAACAGTTGAACTCAGGACTAACCACCAGCATCTTTGACATCTGAGGATCTAATGGGAACTCGCTCATGATTTCTCCCATTTTTGTTAAGTTCCCATCATCATCAAGTGCTCCCAAGTAATTCAAGACTTCCAATGCTCGCATCAGTGTTTCAGGAGCTGGAGGGTCCATAAAATCGAAATGAACAAGATCATCAATGCCTAGCTTTTTCAAGGTAAGGACAGTATTGGCAAGGTTGGACCTCAGAATTTCTGGATAAGTCTGATTCACTAGATCATTACTGAAACTTCTCTCAGTATAAAGTCTGAAACATTTTCCTGGTTGAGTTCTACCCGCACGACCTGCCCTCTGGTGTGCACTCGCCTTCGATATTGGAGACACCAGAAGTGATTCAACACGAACACGAGGATTGTAAACCTTCTGCTTAGCAAACCCAGGGTCAATAACATAGACTATTCCATCTATGGTCAAAGAAGTCTCCGCAATGTTTGTAGCCACCACAATCTTTCTCCCAGGACGGCCACCTTCTTCTGAGGGAGGCGGAGCAGGTTCAAAAATCTTCTGCTGCATAGCCGGGGGAAGAGACGAGTACAGTGGCACCACCTTAACGGGGCCCACTTGATTCCCCATGTTTCCAATCTCCTTATTGATCTTGCGGCAAGCATCTTCTATTTCTTCTTCACCAGTAAGAAACACAAGTATATCCCCTGGGGGTTCAAGCATGTGTATCTGCACAATTGTACGAATAGCAGCCTCTAGGTAGTCCCGCTCAGGTTCCGAAGTATAGAAGACTTCCACTGGATGAAGCCTGCCAGGGACTTTCATAAGTGGTGCcccataaaaataattttgaaacttttCAGCTTCAAGGGTCGCACTCATCACGACAAGCTTGAGATCGGGCCTATTCTTCAGGACCTCTTTCAAAAGACCAAACAAAACGTCTGTTGCTAACGTTCTCTCATGGGCTTCATCGAGGATTATGACCTTGTAACGTTCCAACAGAGGATCCGTCATGGCCTCCCTTAATAGCATACCATCAGTGAGGTACctaaaatgaaaattgcaaGCAGATCAGAATTTCCCGTCGAGGATAGAATTTCCTAGGTAACATGAAACATCAACATATTTCCtaggataaataaataaagaaaataaaaggagctCACTTCAAAACAGTTCTTGCACTACTGCAGTCCTCAAAACGAATGCTATAACCTACTTCCTCTCCAATTGTTACATCCATCTCCTCCGCAACACGCCGCGAGACGGACATTGCAGCCACTCTACGAGGCTGTGTGCAGGCaatcatcatttttttccGCTTATCAGGGGTTTCCATATCCACGGCCTCAAGGACAAACTGAGGTATCTGTCATTCAAAAACAATACAAGTCAGCGGGATGTCCAGCTATCCAATGAATCATTCCAACCCAATAGGCCAGACCAACAAATCTCTGCATTGTAAATCAAATTATCTGAAAAAATATGGAAACAACTCAAACGAAATTCTTcccgaaaaggaaaaaatgtaACACCCACATAGAATGAGCTAAAATGTTAACAAGTCCTGTCTGTAATAACCAGACAGAGGGCAAAGGAAAATTTGACGCCATTACTGATTTCTGAGCTCACATCCACGCCCTCGGAACTCCGATGCACGAATTCACAGAAGAACGCAAATTTATGGCAGTTAGCTCATGGGAGGGGAGGAAACCAACCTGAGTGGTTTTACCACTACCCGTCTCTCCGACCAAGATAAGAGTCTGGTTCTTCTTCAGGGTCTGCAAGAACTCATCTTTCTGCTGCCAAACGGGAAGCGACTTCCTCTTCTCCAGTATCTCATAATACCTCGCCGAGTAGGGCCTCCCGTTCCAGCGGTTGACGAGGCTGCTCCCGTCATTCTTCCCATTGCTGCTACCGGTGGCCATGGCGCCGTTCGTCTTGCTGATCTTGCCGGAGACTGAGGGATCGGCCACCACATCGAAAAGGCTcaccttcctcttcctctccgtTCCCATCAATATCCAGAAACCCTAATTGACCGAATCGCTTGATCGGGTCCGGAGCTGCGGCCGGGCTCCGGTGGGGGGTTAGGCCTTGGGAAGAGGATTGCGAAGAGCAAAAACCCTAGGCGGAGGCTGGGTTTTTTAGAGAGGGAGGCGGTGGAGGTAATCGAAAGAATGGCGAGGGAGCAGTTTCGGAGAGAGAAACTGTTATAGAAAAGCAGGCAACAAACCCCGTAATTGCTGTTTGGTTCTTATTTTTTGAGTTATTTATGTTTGTGTCCTTAAGGTTCTGAATATTACAAATGGGCCCATCAAACTTCATGGAGTTTCTCAACCGGGCCCGGGCtcgtcttctccttcttcggACTTGGGAGTGGGACTGTGCACTTTCTGCTTCCTCTGTTCAGTTCAAACTCGAAGCTGTTATCAAATCATCGAATCAAAGCTTCCGATTTCGGCTCGGCGATGGACATGCCGGGAGGAGACTATTACGGCGGCTATCCCCCTCCGCCGGGGCCCCACCACCCACCGAGCGATCCTCAGTACCCTCAACAGCAGCCGCCGTACAATCCCTATCCTACCGACCCTCTTCCGCCCCCGCCCCCGCCCTTCAACGGCCCTCCACTGGACCCCAACTTCAACTACCACCAGCccccgccgccgccgccgccggcgGTCAATGCCCCGTGCGATTCCTACGGTGGAGGAGGGGGATTTTGGCCCAGTGGAAATAACGGTGGGAGCAACTATGGTGGTGGCGGCGGCGCCGGCGGTTACTCAGCCCCTTTCCATGGCCGCAAGCGGCCTCGGCATGCTTCACGTACTCTAATCTCCCTCTCTAACTTTGATACTGTCTGGTTTATTAGTGCAAaccgtcaatttttaatgtttaAGTTTGTCATGGTGATCTGTTTGTCTTGTCCCTCTGTTATTAGAGCACGGCGATGGTACTGGATATCCCAAAATCTACGTTGCATCGGTGCCGAGAACGGCTACTGAAGAAGATGTGAGTCATTCTTTCACATAACATTAACATTGGCTGGAATATCTTCGTGCAGGAACTGTATCACCTTCTAGTTTATGATTGTGTCACCCTCTCTTATCATGTATACCGATGATGCCCTCTTGTGGTACCTCAACCTGAATAATCTGAACAGAAGTAAGCGGCCTCGCTTTGATGGATTCTCAAAAAATGTCTTTTGAAATTCTTTTCCTCATTTGcttctgaaattttttttcaaggaTTTTTCTTTGGAACATGTTATTGAAAATCAACCGAAAATCAGGGCTGGAGACTGTTTGTGTGTAGAGGGTAATTGGCAATGAATGCCAGAGTTGCTGGGAGTGGTCACTGGTGGTTTGAGTAAAAAGAATATCAATTTTATGTTTCTCCAGATTTAcgaattaaaagaaaaacaaatgtcGAGATGAGAGTTTTTATGCGGTGAATTCATGTAAACATGCTTTTCTATGTCTAGCATTTTGGGAAGCAAAGACTTGCAAGGTGCCTCAAAGGTGGTATCTTCTGTATTTCACCTACTCAAGAATCCAGATCACACTCGTCATCTCATT
Above is a window of Punica granatum isolate Tunisia-2019 chromosome 7, ASM765513v2, whole genome shotgun sequence DNA encoding:
- the LOC116213734 gene encoding pentatricopeptide repeat-containing protein At4g02750-like, with translation MAPPVPLSFSRQIGALSSIVLNSMIRKCLRDSNLKEALQLFDRNPASRDVVSWNLVMDGLIENHRLNQAQRLFDEMPHRDVASWNTILSGYHRARDQSRVYLLLRKMGRFGFFPNEYTISIVITAFLGSKFSSLVPQIHARVFHLGLGSSVFVASALMKGYANIRESTGLQRLFNELLMKDVSSWNTLISGCMEIGCIEDAERAFRTMPAKNSISWTSLLNGYIINGRIDKAQLVFETIQESERNVYLWTVMISGYVKDKKYEEALMFFISMVNSGAMPNHFTYSCTLSACALTSSLLLGQQVHVRVVKYGMPNSVVLLTSLVDMYAKCGDIVSASRVFQKMQNKNSVSWNSIIGGLARHGLGTRALEMFEQMIEEGTKPDQVSFVNVLYACGHVGLVREGEAYFKSMKVKYGIEAELKHYACMVDLYGKAGELDKAERLIKEMPIEPDVVVWGAFIGASAMHSTRKLSEFAVQGIERLKKDHPAVYSMFLKIHAEEGSWSEVTELKRMLGRKHVEKQKAGWTSYQKELSPAKKQYPMT
- the LOC116214044 gene encoding long chain acyl-CoA synthetase 1-like, with product MKILSVKVEDGSEGRDGRPSVGPIYRNLLSEHEFPPPDRDINTTWDIFRVSVDKHPQNKMLGWRKTNGKKLGPYTWKTYKEVYEEVRQVGSALRASGAEPGSKIGIYGANCPQWIVAMEACSGHSLVCVPLYDTLGAGAVNYIIDHAEINFVFIQDKKAKELLNHDCVSSQKLKSIVSFTSFTEEEKEKAARAGIKPYSWDEFLQMGKENPWDLAPPEPCSICTIMYTSGTSGDPKGVMLTHENLATFVSGMDLFMEQFEDKMTVDDVYLSFLPLAHILDRMIEEYFFHNGASVGYYHGNLDELRDDLMALKPTFLAGVPRVFDKIYEGIKKALEELNPVRRRVFDMLYNHKLGWMKSGYKQKEASPVADLLAFRKVKARLGGRLRLVVSGGAPLSPEVEEFLRVTCCAFFVTGYGLTETCGAATLGIPDEMCMLGAVGVVGVYNELRLEEVPEMGYNPLENPSRGEICLRGKTVFSGYYKDPELTSESIRDGWFHTGDIGEILPNGVIKIIDRKKNLIKLSQGEYVALEHLENVYGATPIVEDIWVYGDSFKSMLVAVVVPHEESTKAWASRNGYTGKFSELCSLEQLKSYVLSELKATAEKKKLRGFEGIKGVVIEKVPFDMERDMVTATLKKKRNKLLDYYKVEIDELYKSLAARR
- the LOC116214043 gene encoding probable pre-mRNA-splicing factor ATP-dependent RNA helicase DEAH2, which produces MGTERKRKVSLFDVVADPSVSGKISKTNGAMATGSSNGKNDGSSLVNRWNGRPYSARYYEILEKRKSLPVWQQKDEFLQTLKKNQTLILVGETGSGKTTQIPQFVLEAVDMETPDKRKKMMIACTQPRRVAAMSVSRRVAEEMDVTIGEEVGYSIRFEDCSSARTVLKYLTDGMLLREAMTDPLLERYKVIILDEAHERTLATDVLFGLLKEVLKNRPDLKLVVMSATLEAEKFQNYFYGAPLMKVPGRLHPVEVFYTSEPERDYLEAAIRTIVQIHMLEPPGDILVFLTGEEEIEDACRKINKEIGNMGNQVGPVKVVPLYSSLPPAMQQKIFEPAPPPSEEGGRPGRKIVVATNIAETSLTIDGIVYVIDPGFAKQKVYNPRVRVESLLVSPISKASAHQRAGRAGRTQPGKCFRLYTERSFSNDLVNQTYPEILRSNLANTVLTLKKLGIDDLVHFDFMDPPAPETLMRALEVLNYLGALDDDGNLTKMGEIMSEFPLDPQMSKMLVVSPEFNCSNEILSVSAMLSVPNCFVRPREAQKAADEAKARFGHIDGDHLTLLNVYHAYKQNSEDPTWCYENFINQRTMKAADNVRQQLVRIMARYNLKLCSTDFNSRDYYVNIRKALLAGYFMQVAHLEKTGHYLTVKDNQVVHLHPSTCLDHKPEWVIYNEYVLTSRNFIRTVTDVRGEWLVDVAPHYYDLENFPQCEAKRVLERLYKKREREKEDSKNRR